In Nitrospira sp., one genomic interval encodes:
- a CDS encoding tetratricopeptide repeat protein, whose protein sequence is MSDVVRLRFLISLGPALFLCLSLSAIGPSAAAPAKPAPPAPPPDQPVTVEEEVLSITDKITKPIDNDAEAMRHNDLGVAFVFKGDLAQAIDEFTHALRLQANYFAAHLNLANTLLDIGRYDDALTEFKAALRLKPDDLKAHNDYGVALKERGDLEGAIAEFRTVLRHRPDDVNAHNNLGVTLKAKGDTEGAIAEYRTALELQPDDVNAHFNLALALIDKQDLEGAVGEFRTALRVRPNDAKIRFNLGYTLAALGRRTDAAQELRHYLRLERDTPANRPWLEQAESKLRELEMP, encoded by the coding sequence ATGTCGGACGTTGTCCGTCTCCGTTTCCTGATTTCTCTCGGCCCCGCTCTATTTCTCTGCTTGTCCCTGTCCGCGATTGGCCCGTCGGCGGCGGCACCCGCCAAGCCGGCGCCTCCAGCTCCACCGCCCGACCAGCCCGTAACGGTGGAAGAAGAAGTGCTGTCGATCACGGACAAGATCACCAAGCCGATCGACAACGACGCGGAAGCGATGCGCCACAATGACCTCGGCGTGGCCTTCGTCTTTAAGGGAGACTTGGCCCAGGCGATCGACGAATTCACCCATGCATTGCGGCTCCAAGCCAACTATTTTGCCGCGCACCTCAACCTGGCCAACACACTTCTGGACATCGGCCGGTACGATGACGCCCTTACCGAATTCAAAGCCGCCCTGCGCCTGAAACCGGATGACCTGAAGGCCCACAATGACTATGGCGTGGCGCTCAAGGAGCGAGGAGACCTGGAGGGCGCCATCGCCGAATTCCGGACGGTGCTTCGCCATCGGCCCGACGATGTGAATGCTCACAACAATCTCGGCGTGACCCTCAAGGCCAAAGGCGATACTGAAGGCGCCATCGCCGAATATCGGACCGCCCTCGAACTGCAACCGGACGACGTGAATGCCCACTTCAACCTGGCCTTGGCCCTGATCGACAAACAGGATCTGGAAGGGGCGGTCGGTGAGTTTCGCACGGCACTCCGGGTACGTCCCAATGACGCTAAAATCCGCTTCAACCTCGGCTACACCCTGGCCGCACTCGGCCGCCGCACGGACGCGGCCCAGGAGCTGCGGCATTACCTGCGCCTCGAACGGGACACCCCTGCCAACCGCCCGTGGCTGGAACAGGCCGAGTCGAAGCTTCGCGAACTGGAAATGCCGTGA
- a CDS encoding efflux transporter outer membrane subunit encodes MNASLARSRTVHWTLATILSLSATGCLQGADYHRPPVDWSRMAPGSLGAHVDGMPEAEWWRAFQNEELTRFIGQALTRNHDVRRTISRVLEGRASVMTAKAGLYPQVNVQGAYTNLTISKNTLAGLGLANNQQPGPQVFAAPGTSFDLWNGAADLRWELDVWGRIRRGMEAASAEAQAVEQDARAVALTLIGDVGQAYFRIRELDEQIEIAQRALALRRESLEIIGKRASVGLASDLDITRTEVLVAESAGLIPDLARLRAVELHRLEVLTGSPPGSLTLPPKPLRRVVVQPTIPVGLPSQLLERRPDILQAEATLIAANARIGQARAYFFPSLSITGQGGLQSVEFANWFTGNSAYYSIGPSVTLLIFQGGTNMARLDAAHSRYQQMLEGYQQTILLAFREVADLLVSIQARTEQVARQREQVAAASSAVSLAEVRYRKGLVNYLDVLDAQRTQLAAETQLTQTERARLTDMVGLYKALGGGWRPEFPAALATAPGTAMQ; translated from the coding sequence ATGAACGCAAGCTTGGCCCGCAGCAGAACCGTACACTGGACTCTAGCGACCATCCTGTCCCTGTCGGCAACCGGATGCCTGCAGGGCGCGGACTACCACCGGCCTCCGGTGGACTGGAGCAGGATGGCGCCCGGTTCCTTGGGCGCCCATGTCGACGGCATGCCCGAAGCCGAATGGTGGAGAGCCTTTCAGAATGAGGAGCTGACCCGATTCATCGGCCAGGCCCTCACGCGGAACCACGATGTGCGCCGCACGATCTCGCGGGTGTTGGAGGGTCGAGCCTCCGTCATGACCGCGAAGGCCGGCCTCTATCCGCAAGTCAACGTCCAAGGCGCCTACACCAACCTCACCATTTCAAAGAACACTCTCGCCGGCTTGGGGTTGGCGAATAATCAGCAGCCAGGTCCGCAGGTCTTCGCGGCGCCCGGCACCAGTTTCGACCTGTGGAACGGCGCGGCGGACCTGCGCTGGGAACTGGATGTCTGGGGGCGCATTCGCCGAGGGATGGAAGCAGCTTCGGCGGAGGCCCAGGCCGTCGAGCAGGATGCCCGCGCCGTCGCCTTGACCTTGATCGGCGATGTCGGGCAGGCGTACTTCCGCATTCGTGAACTGGACGAACAAATCGAAATCGCCCAACGGGCGCTCGCGCTACGTCGAGAGTCGCTGGAGATCATCGGCAAACGCGCCTCCGTCGGCTTGGCGTCCGACTTGGACATCACACGCACGGAAGTGTTGGTTGCGGAAAGCGCGGGGCTGATTCCGGATCTGGCTCGCCTCCGCGCCGTGGAACTGCATCGGCTGGAGGTGCTCACGGGATCGCCACCGGGCAGCCTAACCTTGCCGCCGAAACCGCTCCGCCGCGTCGTCGTGCAGCCGACCATTCCCGTGGGCCTCCCGTCACAATTGCTCGAACGCCGGCCCGACATCCTTCAAGCCGAAGCGACGCTCATCGCCGCGAATGCGCGCATCGGGCAGGCTCGCGCCTATTTTTTCCCGAGCCTATCGATCACCGGCCAAGGCGGCCTGCAAAGCGTGGAGTTCGCCAACTGGTTCACGGGCAACAGCGCCTATTACAGCATCGGCCCCTCGGTGACCTTGCTGATCTTTCAAGGCGGCACCAACATGGCACGGCTGGATGCCGCCCACTCGCGGTATCAGCAGATGTTGGAGGGTTACCAACAAACCATTCTGCTCGCCTTTCGGGAAGTGGCGGACCTGTTGGTCTCGATCCAGGCACGCACCGAACAGGTCGCGCGGCAGCGCGAGCAGGTGGCCGCCGCCTCGTCGGCCGTCTCGCTCGCGGAGGTACGGTATCGCAAGGGGCTGGTCAATTATCTGGACGTGCTCGATGCCCAACGGACACAACTGGCGGCGGAGACGCAGCTCACCCAAACCGAGCGGGCCAGGCTGACAGACATGGTCGGCCTCTACAAAGCCCTGGGCGGCGGCTGGCGCCCGGAGTTCCCGGCCGCCCTCGCAACCGCGCCGGGAACGGCAATGCAGTAG